A section of the Clostridium felsineum DSM 794 genome encodes:
- a CDS encoding TetR/AcrR family transcriptional regulator — protein MLEKNNVNQRVMLTKRLIHEALLKMLKTKNINKIYIRELCEVAGINRTTFYNHYGSQYDVLNEIADTYIQSTSFTVINDMAAGKSIHECLTGVLQYMKDNLEFAKLLLDLDNYNLLTHITASLPKFDHMVIKHLPEDMDLEKKNAIASYVQYGTVRLLKEWILSDCLKSPEEEAQLILYIAGRTIGN, from the coding sequence ATGCTAGAAAAAAACAATGTAAACCAGAGAGTTATGCTAACAAAACGCTTAATTCATGAGGCTTTATTAAAAATGCTAAAGACAAAAAATATTAATAAAATATACATACGAGAATTATGTGAGGTTGCAGGAATTAATCGCACTACCTTTTATAATCACTATGGAAGCCAATATGATGTATTAAATGAAATCGCTGATACATATATACAAAGTACGTCATTTACGGTTATAAATGATATGGCAGCAGGCAAAAGTATCCATGAATGCCTAACTGGAGTTCTACAATATATGAAAGATAATCTTGAATTTGCAAAACTTCTATTAGATTTAGATAATTATAACTTACTCACCCACATCACAGCCTCACTACCAAAGTTTGATCATATGGTCATTAAACACTTACCAGAGGACATGGATTTGGAGAAAAAGAATGCCATTGCTTCCTATGTTCAGTATGGAACAGTAAGACTTCTTAAAGAATGGATTCTTTCAGATTGCTTAAAATCACCAGAAGAAGAAGCACAATTAATTTTATATATTGCTGGAAGGACAATTGGTAATTAA
- a CDS encoding TetR/AcrR family transcriptional regulator: MYHIKEDKRSKKSAQLITEGLLKCLKVKEFSKITITDIQKKSYVGRSTFYRLFDNLSDVLSYQCDNIFDNILKNTKKHHTKSIKNIFFFFTESWMENELLLQTIVSINRFDILYEAYRKRAYDIKDYYLINTNLDESKIDYLISIATASMASILSMWIQHGKVETVQEIFENIKVISSMFYKTICEIK, from the coding sequence ATGTATCATATAAAAGAAGATAAACGTTCAAAAAAATCTGCACAATTAATTACTGAAGGTCTTTTAAAATGTCTTAAAGTAAAAGAATTTTCAAAAATTACAATAACTGATATTCAAAAAAAGTCTTATGTTGGAAGGTCTACTTTTTACAGACTTTTTGATAATCTCTCAGATGTACTTTCATACCAGTGTGATAATATATTTGACAATATTTTAAAAAACACTAAAAAGCATCATACAAAATCAATAAAAAATATTTTCTTTTTCTTCACTGAATCATGGATGGAAAATGAATTATTACTTCAAACTATTGTATCTATAAACCGTTTCGATATACTTTATGAAGCCTATCGAAAAAGGGCTTATGATATTAAAGATTACTATTTAATAAATACCAATTTAGATGAATCAAAAATAGATTACCTTATTTCAATAGCAACAGCATCAATGGCTAGCATATTATCTATGTGGATACAGCATGGCAAAGTAGAAACAGTACAGGAAATATTTGAAAATATTAAGGTCATATCCTCTATGTTCTATAAAACAATTTGTGAAATAAAATAA
- a CDS encoding CocE/NonD family hydrolase produces MNNTKVLKGIFGDNVCGMNYETLTISGVTNENGEFSYKMGETVTFSIGSLILGSAIGKGLITPADLIYEVGGNPKKITNKKVTNMARFIQSLGKVKHIENGIVITDKMKNIIGKHKINFNQSEDNFTYDNEIISLFEELDTKLRSAAQARNHLRRTLNGIKKMTDVKIPTRDGSYLLADVFIPSAKGKYPVIMSHAGYGKAFWLGCIANEEDFLKHEKMEDNYFRGIIEETPFIQFHIGLAGEKVPDNVKFPPDGCTDNPMLEHVSENFEVANTMDWVPDGYVVIRVDGRGLGNTPGLHEQFSLHEAEDYYDAIEWSAKQPWSNGKVGLYGASYYAMNMYSVSTLQPPSLKAMIPIAGDLDYYRDVIYSGGGLYNTFGFISKHSCGEWNGVDFISIYKEHPFYDPKNVVYPCFSSDPEKINVPFYASMPIENPGIHTRGSSEAFIHAKSKDKKLMINSESGIHYWMYTPMILKEHKDFFDYWLKGKENSIMEQPAVKMMIRTGNESYYWQNEEEWPVASTEYKKLYLDVSNLSLNEDTCDSENSISYKADGDTGVTFITAPMKEAVVIAGYLKLKIWCSSTSSDMAVKCCIRVLDENDKEVPYSLSFDGCYPGSKGKPSPVAEGSLKVSHRKLDTEKSTMYRPYHTHLEKDCQLLSPGEVVECEVEIWPTTARLKKRWKLQLDIEPGLDILNNSYQKSALNTIYSGSEHVSYLQISVIPNK; encoded by the coding sequence TTGAATAATACAAAAGTACTAAAAGGTATATTTGGTGATAATGTATGTGGAATGAATTATGAAACCCTTACAATATCTGGAGTAACTAATGAAAATGGAGAATTTTCATATAAGATGGGTGAAACTGTCACTTTTTCAATTGGAAGTCTTATATTAGGATCTGCGATTGGAAAAGGCTTAATTACTCCTGCAGATCTTATTTATGAAGTAGGAGGAAATCCTAAAAAGATAACAAATAAAAAGGTTACTAATATGGCCAGATTTATTCAAAGTCTTGGAAAGGTTAAACACATTGAAAATGGAATAGTAATTACTGATAAAATGAAGAATATTATAGGTAAACATAAAATTAATTTTAATCAGTCTGAAGATAATTTTACATATGATAATGAAATAATTTCACTATTTGAAGAACTTGATACGAAGTTACGTAGTGCAGCACAGGCAAGAAACCATTTACGCAGAACTTTAAATGGAATAAAAAAGATGACAGATGTAAAAATTCCAACAAGAGATGGGTCTTATCTTTTAGCTGATGTTTTTATCCCATCAGCAAAAGGAAAATATCCTGTTATAATGAGTCATGCTGGATATGGAAAAGCCTTTTGGCTTGGATGTATTGCTAATGAAGAAGATTTTTTAAAGCATGAAAAAATGGAAGATAATTATTTTAGAGGTATTATAGAAGAAACACCATTTATACAATTTCATATTGGTTTGGCAGGAGAAAAGGTTCCTGATAATGTGAAATTTCCACCAGACGGATGCACTGATAATCCAATGCTTGAACATGTAAGTGAAAATTTCGAAGTAGCAAATACAATGGACTGGGTTCCAGATGGATATGTTGTTATAAGAGTTGATGGAAGAGGTTTAGGTAATACACCAGGATTACATGAACAGTTCAGCCTTCATGAAGCAGAAGATTATTATGATGCTATTGAATGGTCAGCTAAACAGCCATGGTCTAATGGAAAGGTAGGATTATACGGCGCATCATATTATGCTATGAATATGTATTCTGTTTCTACACTTCAGCCACCAAGCTTAAAAGCAATGATTCCAATTGCAGGTGACCTTGATTATTATAGAGATGTTATTTATAGTGGAGGAGGTCTTTATAATACTTTTGGTTTTATTTCAAAGCATAGCTGTGGAGAATGGAATGGTGTTGATTTTATAAGTATTTACAAAGAGCATCCATTTTATGATCCAAAGAATGTAGTATATCCATGTTTTAGTTCAGATCCTGAAAAAATAAATGTTCCTTTTTATGCTTCAATGCCTATAGAAAACCCTGGAATACATACAAGAGGGTCAAGTGAAGCATTTATTCATGCAAAATCTAAAGATAAAAAGCTTATGATAAATTCAGAAAGCGGAATTCATTACTGGATGTATACACCAATGATTTTAAAAGAGCATAAGGATTTCTTTGATTACTGGTTAAAAGGTAAGGAAAATAGCATTATGGAACAGCCAGCAGTTAAAATGATGATAAGAACAGGTAACGAAAGTTATTACTGGCAGAATGAAGAAGAATGGCCGGTTGCAAGTACAGAATATAAAAAGCTATATCTTGATGTTTCTAATTTATCATTAAATGAGGATACTTGTGATTCTGAAAATTCAATCAGCTATAAAGCAGATGGTGATACTGGTGTTACATTTATAACCGCACCTATGAAAGAAGCTGTGGTTATAGCAGGATATTTAAAGCTAAAAATCTGGTGCTCATCAACATCTAGTGATATGGCAGTTAAATGTTGTATAAGAGTTTTAGATGAAAATGATAAAGAAGTACCTTATTCATTAAGCTTTGATGGATGTTATCCAGGTTCCAAAGGCAAGCCATCCCCAGTGGCAGAAGGATCACTTAAAGTATCACATAGAAAATTAGATACTGAAAAGTCAACTATGTATAGACCATATCATACTCATTTAGAAAAAGACTGTCAATTATTATCTCCAGGAGAAGTTGTAGAATGTGAAGTTGAAATATGGCCTACTACAGCACGACTTAAAAAAAGATGGAAGCTTCAATTGGATATTGAACCAGGTCTTGATATACTTAATAACTCATATCAAAAAAGTGCATTGAATACAATATATTCAGGGTCAGAGCATGTATCATATTTGCAAATTTCGGTAATACCAAATAAATAA
- the fabZ gene encoding 3-hydroxyacyl-ACP dehydratase FabZ — MVVLNSDQIRALLPHRYPFLLLDRIIKLDPGKSATGIKNVTVNEPFFQGHFPTKSIMPGVLIVEALAQLTAVVYCTEFLGDKLDLKSIEEANIAEKVGYIAAIKNVKFKKIVVPGDQLVLIAHKIDSFGNLSNVNVSAFVNNELVVEGKLTVSQQG, encoded by the coding sequence ATGGTAGTACTAAATTCTGATCAAATTCGTGCATTATTGCCACATAGATATCCTTTTCTTCTTTTAGACAGAATAATAAAATTAGATCCTGGAAAAAGTGCAACAGGTATAAAAAATGTTACTGTGAATGAGCCGTTCTTTCAGGGTCATTTCCCTACAAAGTCCATTATGCCAGGAGTACTGATAGTGGAAGCTTTAGCACAGCTTACTGCAGTAGTGTACTGCACAGAGTTCTTAGGCGACAAGTTGGATTTAAAGAGTATAGAAGAGGCTAATATAGCTGAAAAGGTGGGTTACATTGCGGCTATTAAGAATGTAAAATTCAAAAAAATAGTAGTGCCGGGTGACCAACTGGTTTTGATTGCTCATAAGATAGACTCTTTTGGAAATTTATCAAATGTTAATGTAAGTGCGTTTGTAAACAATGAGTTAGTGGTTGAAGGTAAATTAACAGTTTCTCAGCAAGGTTAG
- a CDS encoding ABC transporter ATP-binding protein: MDKIIEVEGLVKKYNDLTAVKGISFHVNKGELFAFLGTNGAGKSTTIDILCTLKSYTKGYIKINGNELGKQDSEIRKDIGIVFQKSLLDPLLTINENLKVRASFYGLTGKEANKRIEEISEVIGLNDLLSRRYGQLSGGQRRKADIARALLNTPKILFLDEPTTGLDPQTRVFVWETVNKLQKNSQVTVFLTTHYMEEAACADRITIINKGNIVAEGTPQYLKDKYAFDVMKVVPKSEEKLLEFIKMQNLTHFLQGGAFVIKVTSTLKALELLNLHKENIESFEVQKGNMDDVFLNIIGNKTEIGGGS, encoded by the coding sequence ATGGATAAAATAATTGAAGTTGAAGGCCTTGTCAAAAAATACAATGATTTGACGGCAGTAAAGGGAATCAGTTTTCATGTAAATAAGGGAGAATTATTTGCTTTTTTGGGAACAAACGGTGCAGGCAAATCTACAACTATTGATATTTTATGTACCTTGAAAAGTTATACAAAAGGTTATATTAAGATCAATGGAAATGAACTGGGAAAGCAGGATTCAGAAATCAGAAAAGATATCGGCATTGTTTTTCAAAAGAGTTTGCTCGATCCTCTTTTAACTATTAATGAAAATTTAAAAGTTAGAGCTTCGTTTTACGGTCTTACAGGGAAAGAAGCAAATAAAAGAATTGAGGAAATTAGTGAAGTTATTGGTTTAAATGATTTATTAAGTCGTCGCTATGGACAACTTTCAGGGGGACAGAGGCGTAAAGCGGACATTGCAAGGGCATTGTTAAACACTCCTAAAATTTTATTCTTGGATGAGCCTACAACAGGACTTGATCCCCAGACTCGTGTCTTTGTGTGGGAGACAGTAAATAAGCTTCAAAAAAATAGTCAGGTTACAGTATTTTTGACTACACATTATATGGAGGAAGCTGCCTGTGCAGATAGGATTACTATTATAAATAAAGGTAATATTGTAGCAGAAGGGACACCACAATATTTAAAAGACAAGTATGCTTTTGATGTTATGAAAGTTGTTCCAAAGTCTGAAGAGAAGCTTTTAGAATTCATTAAGATGCAAAATTTGACTCATTTTCTACAGGGTGGAGCCTTTGTTATAAAAGTTACTTCTACTTTAAAAGCACTAGAACTTCTTAATCTCCATAAAGAAAATATCGAAAGCTTTGAAGTTCAGAAGGGAAATATGGACGATGTTTTCTTAAATATTATCGGAAACAAAACGGAAATTGGGGGAGGTTCATAA
- a CDS encoding NAD(P)H-dependent oxidoreductase — MFVLNGSPKGNQSNTLRVTESFLDGLNSKRIYNVYVANINEKNIEHCRGCFSCWTQTPGKCIIKDDMKELITKYINADLIIWSFPLYYFGMPSKVKAFLDRMLPIYLPYISINDDETSCHPLRYDLSHQRYILISTCGLYGTKNNYEALLKQFEFIFKDRLTKIICPEGELFSIPQIDGRTSRFLTHVKQAGKEFSTNGVFSEHTKRELNKLLLPPKIFIELVNTSWSITDSSINKNS; from the coding sequence ATTTTTGTACTTAATGGTAGTCCAAAGGGTAATCAAAGTAATACTTTAAGAGTAACAGAATCTTTTTTAGATGGGCTGAATAGTAAAAGAATTTATAATGTTTATGTAGCAAATATAAATGAAAAAAATATTGAGCATTGTCGCGGTTGCTTTTCTTGTTGGACTCAAACTCCAGGTAAATGCATAATTAAAGATGATATGAAAGAACTTATTACAAAATACATTAATGCAGACTTGATTATATGGAGTTTTCCTCTCTATTATTTTGGAATGCCTTCAAAAGTCAAAGCTTTTCTTGATCGTATGCTTCCTATTTATCTACCATATATTAGCATAAATGATGATGAAACAAGTTGCCATCCATTACGTTATGATTTATCACATCAACGTTATATTCTTATTTCTACTTGTGGTCTTTATGGTACAAAGAATAATTACGAAGCTCTTTTAAAACAATTTGAATTTATTTTTAAAGATAGGTTAACTAAAATAATTTGCCCAGAAGGTGAATTATTTAGCATACCTCAGATTGATGGAAGAACCTCTAGATTTCTAACTCATGTTAAACAGGCAGGAAAGGAATTTTCAACTAATGGTGTTTTTTCAGAACATACAAAGCGTGAATTAAATAAGTTATTACTTCCTCCAAAAATATTTATAGAACTAGTAAACACCAGTTGGAGTATTACTGATTCTTCAATAAATAAAAATTCATAA
- a CDS encoding sugar phosphate isomerase/epimerase family protein, with product MKKSIKKILTVILVLIILVIIVIAGYEIKENARINKIVSSHKIAQNVKQKDNVRSNNKNNSEHITTGVQQIMIGTMCNNYDNALQTLLNIKRAGYESIELNDYMIHKSSISVKLMTKFAGMPIGNGGKLDWPKLIKESGLKVISLHSDLGSIENDSKAIADEAKKLGTNTVVITGMYKFDYSSLKDVDKLSQRLNKAGKALSKEGVHLLYHNHNCELQKVTSKKTAYDILIEKTDPVYVNFEFDSYWMSDGGANVPALMEKLGTRMKLWHINDRGCTKKGPYMTPILEQDDTELGNGNMDLDTLSAIAIKNKVQGVVLETHKNWVDNDPIKSFQVSSKYMQKKFYDK from the coding sequence ATGAAGAAAAGCATAAAGAAAATATTAACAGTAATTCTTGTGTTAATTATTCTCGTTATAATAGTTATTGCTGGTTATGAAATCAAAGAGAATGCCCGAATTAATAAAATTGTGAGCTCACACAAAATTGCGCAGAATGTAAAACAAAAGGATAATGTAAGAAGCAATAATAAGAACAATTCTGAACATATTACAACTGGAGTTCAACAAATTATGATAGGAACAATGTGTAATAATTATGATAATGCTTTGCAAACCTTACTTAATATAAAAAGGGCAGGTTACGAATCTATTGAATTAAATGATTATATGATCCACAAGTCGTCCATATCGGTAAAACTAATGACAAAGTTCGCAGGAATGCCTATTGGTAATGGTGGCAAGCTTGATTGGCCAAAACTAATTAAAGAAAGTGGACTAAAGGTCATAAGTTTACATAGTGATTTGGGAAGCATTGAGAATGATTCGAAAGCCATAGCTGATGAAGCTAAAAAATTAGGGACAAACACTGTAGTTATCACTGGTATGTACAAATTTGATTATAGTAGTTTAAAGGATGTAGATAAGCTTTCTCAGCGTCTAAATAAGGCTGGAAAAGCTCTTTCAAAAGAAGGAGTACACCTTCTGTATCATAATCATAATTGCGAACTTCAAAAGGTAACTTCTAAAAAAACTGCTTATGATATTTTAATTGAAAAAACAGATCCCGTATATGTTAATTTCGAATTTGATAGCTACTGGATGTCAGATGGTGGTGCTAATGTTCCCGCTTTGATGGAGAAATTAGGCACACGAATGAAATTATGGCATATTAATGACCGTGGTTGTACAAAAAAAGGTCCTTATATGACACCAATACTGGAACAAGATGATACTGAATTAGGAAATGGAAATATGGATTTGGATACACTTTCAGCAATTGCTATAAAGAATAAAGTACAGGGTGTTGTATTAGAAACCCATAAAAATTGGGTGGATAATGATCCAATTAAGAGTTTTCAGGTTAGTTCAAAATACATGCAGAAGAAGTTTTACGACAAATAA
- a CDS encoding acyl carrier protein produces MKREQIQEKAKTRIELCEKIKQVIVDQLALDIEPTVITDDQPLFGRGLELDSVDALELVVGIDAEFDVSISDDNIGVFSSVNKIADYIEEKQEED; encoded by the coding sequence GTGAAAAGAGAACAAATTCAAGAAAAAGCTAAAACACGTATAGAATTATGCGAAAAAATTAAGCAGGTAATTGTTGACCAGTTAGCGCTGGATATTGAGCCTACTGTTATTACAGATGACCAACCTCTTTTCGGAAGAGGACTAGAACTCGATTCAGTGGATGCATTAGAATTAGTAGTTGGAATAGATGCTGAGTTTGATGTATCTATTTCTGATGATAATATTGGAGTTTTCAGTTCAGTTAATAAAATAGCAGATTACATAGAAGAAAAACAAGAGGAGGATTAA
- a CDS encoding flavodoxin family protein, which produces MKIVAVYGSARKNGNGEVLVERAINNFADKNPEVKRYYLTDMDIKSCMGCFACRKKEMCVRKDDMNDLLNDIIESDFVIFSSPVYMYDASGSFRLMLNRMYPMLGGEPGRYTKRYTDKKCMLIMTQGAPLLMFSGASRTIKRIIKSFGFDVCGLVRMGFANERGAAAKNEKVLRKIDAVCSKAIKL; this is translated from the coding sequence ATGAAAATAGTAGCAGTATATGGGAGTGCAAGAAAAAATGGAAATGGTGAGGTTTTAGTTGAACGTGCAATTAATAATTTTGCAGATAAAAATCCTGAAGTAAAAAGATATTACCTTACAGATATGGATATTAAGTCATGTATGGGATGCTTTGCCTGCAGAAAGAAAGAAATGTGCGTAAGGAAAGATGATATGAACGACCTGCTTAACGATATTATTGAAAGTGATTTTGTTATCTTTAGTAGCCCAGTATATATGTATGATGCATCAGGAAGCTTCAGGCTTATGTTAAATCGTATGTACCCAATGCTTGGAGGAGAACCAGGAAGATATACAAAAAGATATACTGATAAAAAGTGCATGCTTATAATGACACAAGGCGCCCCGTTACTTATGTTTAGTGGTGCATCAAGAACAATAAAGCGTATTATAAAGAGCTTTGGATTTGATGTCTGTGGTCTTGTAAGAATGGGTTTTGCCAATGAAAGAGGAGCAGCAGCAAAGAACGAGAAAGTACTTAGAAAAATTGATGCTGTATGTAGTAAAGCTATTAAATTATAA
- a CDS encoding tetratricopeptide repeat protein, protein MKQSNNYKIIQDLSKEAERLCEESKYSEGISLYMEMLKINPKSIEAYLSMGNAYQEMEIYKEAIKCFQKVLEIDMNYSSYAYYNMGNSYSLLGESQEAIKCYDKCIQLNPLVASAYFNKGNELCVLNMQEAAIEMYDKSIQINPNQDKPYFEKGFILMELKRYEDSNKCFDMVIKLKPECAEAYYNKGNNLYYLGRRVEVLEYFDKAIQCNPQDPDFFYNKGLVLTKLGRINEAHKSFEKYRSLL, encoded by the coding sequence TTGAAACAATCAAATAATTATAAAATAATCCAAGATTTATCAAAAGAAGCTGAAAGATTATGTGAGGAAAGCAAATACTCAGAAGGGATCAGCTTATATATGGAGATGCTAAAAATAAATCCTAAATCTATTGAAGCCTATTTAAGTATGGGAAATGCTTATCAAGAAATGGAGATTTATAAAGAAGCTATTAAATGTTTTCAAAAGGTTTTAGAGATAGATATGAACTATTCATCATATGCTTATTATAATATGGGAAATTCATATAGCTTATTAGGTGAAAGTCAAGAAGCTATTAAATGCTATGATAAGTGTATTCAGCTTAATCCATTGGTTGCTTCTGCTTATTTTAATAAAGGTAATGAATTATGTGTTTTAAATATGCAGGAGGCAGCTATTGAGATGTATGATAAATCTATACAAATAAATCCTAATCAAGATAAACCTTATTTTGAAAAAGGATTTATACTGATGGAATTAAAGAGATACGAAGATTCCAATAAATGTTTTGATATGGTTATTAAGCTTAAGCCTGAATGTGCAGAAGCTTACTATAACAAAGGAAATAATCTTTATTATTTAGGAAGGCGTGTTGAAGTATTGGAATATTTTGACAAAGCAATACAGTGCAACCCTCAAGATCCTGATTTCTTTTACAATAAGGGTCTTGTACTAACCAAATTGGGAAGAATAAATGAAGCACATAAAAGCTTTGAAAAATACAGAAGTTTACTTTAA
- a CDS encoding ABC transporter permease, whose protein sequence is MKIIGKLLSRNMKLFFRDKTSVFFSLLSVIILISLYLIFLSNLQYDSVKQAVGNIKGIKFLINSWIMGGLVSIVAFTSTLGAFGSMVGDKEKENANDFMVSPIKNVHIVAGYVLSSAIVGLIMTIFAAIFSEVFIYIDNGSLLDVGSMVKVLAVVFLSVIMATVINMFIASLVRTMSAFTAVSTVIGTLIGFLTGVYVPIGSLPSTVRYIIMFFPPSHAGLVLKKIVMAKPLSEVFKNAPSSVISSYKTQYGVDFLIKGHNITISESILYMVAVTVIFFVLILVVRRKSKIK, encoded by the coding sequence GTGAAAATAATAGGTAAGCTGCTTTCAAGAAACATGAAGTTATTTTTCAGAGATAAAACATCAGTATTTTTCTCATTGCTATCGGTAATAATTTTAATCTCGCTATATTTGATATTTTTATCCAATCTTCAATATGATAGCGTTAAGCAAGCAGTAGGAAATATCAAAGGAATTAAATTCTTAATTAACAGCTGGATTATGGGAGGTCTTGTTTCTATAGTGGCATTTACAAGTACATTAGGTGCTTTTGGTAGTATGGTAGGCGATAAAGAAAAAGAAAATGCGAATGATTTCATGGTTTCACCAATAAAAAATGTTCATATTGTAGCAGGTTATGTTTTAAGCTCAGCTATTGTTGGTCTTATTATGACTATTTTTGCAGCTATTTTCTCAGAGGTATTTATCTATATTGATAATGGGAGTTTATTGGATGTTGGTTCCATGGTTAAAGTGTTAGCCGTTGTTTTTCTGTCTGTGATTATGGCAACGGTAATAAATATGTTTATTGCAAGCTTAGTTAGAACTATGAGTGCTTTTACGGCTGTAAGCACAGTAATTGGTACTCTTATAGGATTTTTAACAGGTGTGTATGTTCCAATTGGATCACTTCCATCTACGGTTCGATATATAATAATGTTTTTTCCACCAAGCCATGCTGGATTAGTTCTTAAAAAAATAGTTATGGCAAAACCTCTAAGTGAAGTTTTTAAAAATGCGCCATCAAGTGTAATAAGTTCCTACAAAACGCAGTATGGAGTGGATTTTTTAATAAAAGGTCACAATATAACAATATCAGAAAGTATCTTGTATATGGTTGCAGTGACAGTGATTTTTTTCGTTCTTATATTAGTTGTTAGAAGAAAATCAAAGATTAAATAA
- the fabG gene encoding 3-oxoacyl-ACP reductase FabG: MLFENNEVALVTGASRGIGKSIALELAKNGADVILTYNGRESEANKVAEEIMKMNRRALVYKCNVANEEEVTKVIKSAAKEMGRLDILVNNAGIVQDGYIGMMSNEKWENVIQTNLNGCFYCCRQAVKTMIKFGNGGAIVNLSSTSGIVGQAGQVNYCASKGAIISLTKSLSKEVVKYNIRVNAVAPGFIMTDMTKATGMEIINKYIPHIPMGRIGLPEEVAKTVVFFASSNSSYITGKVLTVDGGMING, encoded by the coding sequence TTGCTGTTTGAAAATAATGAAGTGGCTCTTGTAACAGGGGCTTCCAGAGGAATAGGAAAAAGCATTGCATTAGAACTTGCAAAAAATGGAGCAGACGTAATTTTAACATATAATGGTAGGGAAAGTGAAGCTAATAAAGTAGCAGAAGAAATTATGAAAATGAACCGTAGAGCTCTTGTGTATAAGTGCAACGTAGCTAACGAGGAAGAAGTAACAAAAGTTATTAAATCTGCTGCAAAAGAAATGGGAAGATTAGATATACTCGTTAATAATGCTGGAATTGTTCAGGATGGATATATCGGTATGATGAGTAATGAAAAATGGGAAAATGTTATTCAAACTAACCTAAATGGATGCTTTTACTGCTGTAGGCAAGCAGTAAAAACAATGATTAAGTTTGGAAATGGGGGAGCAATTGTAAACCTCTCCTCAACTAGTGGTATTGTTGGACAAGCAGGTCAGGTTAATTATTGTGCATCTAAGGGAGCAATTATTTCTTTAACAAAGAGCCTTTCTAAAGAAGTTGTAAAATACAATATACGAGTAAATGCAGTTGCGCCTGGCTTTATCATGACTGATATGACAAAAGCAACTGGTATGGAAATTATAAATAAATATATACCTCATATACCTATGGGTAGAATAGGACTTCCGGAAGAAGTAGCAAAAACAGTAGTATTTTTTGCATCTTCAAATTCTTCTTATATAACCGGAAAAGTATTGACTGTAGATGGTGGAATGATTAATGGATAA
- a CDS encoding ACP S-malonyltransferase: MKNAFLFPGQGAQYSGMFKTIKAMPEAVRVYEKANNIVGYNLQEMCTFGTQDQLNQTQFTQVAIYTHSIALSNVLIKNNINPVVVAGHSVGQFAALVAVGVISFEEGLKLVQARASLMGSVKRKGSMVSITGLSVETIKELCEEVKDSGYAAISLFNTQIQMVVSGDIKAIEKLTAKAIERGAIKVVPLRVSQAFHSELMREIYDEFKSIVNNVEFKEALCPIVLNCDAEITTNSIKIKEDIIKQIVTPVKWYESMKNILQIEDIELVEVGPGKTLTGMFRSIQKGKKVYTADIPQDLAKLIKLSKSY, translated from the coding sequence ATGAAAAATGCGTTTTTATTTCCTGGACAGGGAGCACAATACTCGGGGATGTTTAAAACAATCAAAGCAATGCCTGAGGCAGTTAGAGTATATGAGAAGGCAAATAATATAGTTGGCTACAATCTTCAAGAGATGTGCACTTTTGGAACACAGGATCAGTTAAATCAAACTCAATTCACGCAAGTTGCAATCTATACTCACAGTATAGCCCTATCTAATGTACTAATAAAAAATAATATTAATCCTGTAGTTGTGGCTGGACACAGTGTAGGGCAATTTGCAGCACTTGTTGCAGTAGGAGTCATTTCTTTTGAGGAAGGGTTAAAACTTGTTCAAGCAAGGGCTAGTCTTATGGGAAGTGTCAAACGGAAAGGTAGCATGGTTTCTATTACAGGACTTTCAGTTGAAACAATTAAAGAGTTATGTGAAGAAGTTAAAGATAGTGGATATGCTGCAATATCTCTATTTAATACTCAAATTCAAATGGTTGTTTCAGGTGATATTAAAGCGATAGAAAAACTTACTGCGAAAGCTATCGAAAGAGGTGCCATAAAAGTTGTGCCTTTAAGGGTAAGCCAAGCATTTCATTCTGAATTAATGAGGGAAATATATGATGAATTCAAATCTATAGTAAATAATGTAGAGTTTAAAGAAGCTCTCTGCCCTATAGTTTTAAATTGTGATGCTGAAATTACAACTAATTCGATAAAAATCAAGGAAGATATAATTAAGCAAATTGTAACTCCAGTTAAATGGTATGAGTCTATGAAAAATATTTTACAAATTGAAGATATAGAACTTGTAGAAGTAGGTCCTGGTAAAACTCTTACAGGTATGTTTAGAAGTATTCAAAAAGGTAAAAAGGTATATACTGCTGATATACCTCAGGATTTAGCTAAATTAATTAAACTTTCAAAGTCATATTAA